The DNA region TTCTGCAAAGCCAGGTCGATTGAGTTCACGCCTTCGATAAAGAATTTTCTGAATTTATACCGCTTATACCTGTTTCGTTTAAGCACTTCAAAATGTTGATAATCGCTGTTCTCTACTGTTATTTTTATTGCTTTTTTCATTGTAGTTTTGGAGTATAATAACTTGTTATTAATAACTGTGTTACTGCTAAACAACGAAGTCATTTCCTTGTTGAAATAACACGGCTATTTTCTTCATATTGTATCTCAATCAATCCTGATTGTGTCGTGTAGTTCGGAACTTGCTCCGAGACAATTTTTTCCTATTATCGTAAACCGAACAAGTTCGGTTCTACCTTCCTCAAACAGGATTGTTTGAGTTACTATTAACCCTGAAAAAGTTTATAAGTATTCTCTTCCTGCTTTACTTTTTCAACGGTTCTTTGCTACTGATGAATTCCAACCATTGAAAAGGATAAGTGAGAGAATTTCTCTGGTAGAATCCGTTTTCAAGGTTTTACCCTGTCTGATCTTTTCAACCATTGCGAAGGTTTTCAACCATTCGCAAGTTTTGTTATACCGGACTTACAGAAAGCGAAGTTTTCAATCCTGCATCCTCTCCTTTACCGGAAACTGTCAATCCATCAAATTTGATCCAGGGATAAAGGTGATATCCGGAATTTACTCTTTCGGATGAGATTTGCGTGATGTTTTTAAGCATCTCTACTAAATTTCCGGAAACCATTGTTTCGCTGATCGGATATTTTATTTCTCCATTTTCAATATAATAACTGTTCTTGGCAACTCCGCTGAAATCACCATTATCGCTCGGATTTCCACCGCTGAAACGACAGAGCAGAATTCCTTTTTCCGTTGACTTGATGATCTCATCATAGGAAACATCTCCCGGTTCGATAATGTAGCATCCCCCTTGATTCACTGCTTTGGGAAGCCCTGTTTTCTTCGAGCCGTAAAGTCCAAGCAGGAAAGTTTTCAAAACTCCTTTATCAATAATTGTGCTGTTTTGTGTTTCATAACCATCGGAAGTTACAAAATAATTGCTTACAAGTTCTTCCGATAAAGGTTTGGAATGGAGTGTTAATCTACTGTCCGCGATCACTTCATCCAATTTATCTTTGTAAACCGATGTTTTCGTAATGAGAGGATAGTCATACAGATATCCTGTGATACTGCCGATAATATCATCCATACAATCCGGAGTTACGATCACATTTCCGACAAACTTTTCCGGGATTGGATGTGTTTCGGTCTGCTCTGAAGATTGTTTCATCAGCCTGTCGAATGAAGCCAGATCTTTGAAAGGTTTATCCAAATCTTTTGTGAGAGAAACAGCATAATTGAAGGAAGAAGTTTTCTTACCTTTTTTAGTAGTGAACATCGCTACAAAAGTGTAAAGATTA from Candidatus Cloacimonadota bacterium includes:
- a CDS encoding TldD/PmbA family protein; its protein translation is MENILKYAQESLLKAGAEKVQCSLQENEKDELNVAAGEVKLFRTTFDNNLTLTGILKNKKGSTTINSLDKKSIDVAVKQVIELAESSQPDKANDISEKQPVKEFSSGPENPDLDKMYFRMTEFVEYTKETYPDTILEEVIFDFTKRSSCFINSNGVDFTSKNNLYTFVAMFTTKKGKKTSSFNYAVSLTKDLDKPFKDLASFDRLMKQSSEQTETHPIPEKFVGNVIVTPDCMDDIIGSITGYLYDYPLITKTSVYKDKLDEVIADSRLTLHSKPLSEELVSNYFVTSDGYETQNSTIIDKGVLKTFLLGLYGSKKTGLPKAVNQGGCYIIEPGDVSYDEIIKSTEKGILLCRFSGGNPSDNGDFSGVAKNSYYIENGEIKYPISETMVSGNLVEMLKNITQISSERVNSGYHLYPWIKFDGLTVSGKGEDAGLKTSLSVSPV